A single Dunckerocampus dactyliophorus isolate RoL2022-P2 chromosome 2, RoL_Ddac_1.1, whole genome shotgun sequence DNA region contains:
- the LOC129177901 gene encoding zinc finger protein 79-like isoform X2 — MVVPHVWLSWSDTMTSCSPQMHTNASEEHLPPEQEARSSRVEQQETQPPDIKEEEEDHSISQEGENLEGLEEFPVIVVSVKSEDDEDKGQSEEDRKVEPPSSSSAQHMTAEADGDHCGGSQAESLLAPLSDSDDTSHSPDTDDEDSEADMTCQTDNTHFKCSHCDKTFNHLCYLKIHMRYHTGEKPFVCSVCGKRFTEKKVLTIHARIHTGEKPFICSVCGKRFTEKGSLTKHTRIHTGEKPFTCSVCGKGFAHNQNLTIHMRNHTGEKPFVCSVCGNRFIQKGNLKAHIRIHTGEKPFTCSVCGKSFTQKVNLTKHTKTHTGRNHSSAQFAVKDSQRKED, encoded by the exons ATGGTGGTACCACATGTCTGGCTGTCCTGGAGCGACACGATGACATCATGCAGCCCACAAATGCACACTA ACGCCAGTGAAGAACATCTTCCCCCTGAGCAGGAGGCGAGGAGCTCCAGGGTGGAGCAGCAGGAGACACAGCCCCCcgacattaaagaggaagaggaggatcacagcatcagtcaaGAGGGAGAGAATCTTGAAGGACTGGAAGAGTTCCCAGTGATTGTTGTctctgtgaagagtgaagacgATGAAGACAAAGGTCAAAGTGAGGAGGACAGaaaggtggagcctccaagcagtaGCTCAGCTCAACACATGACAGCAGAAGCTGATGgggaccactgtggaggatcacaagcagaaagcctcttagctccactatcagacaGTGACGACACGTCGCACTCTCCTGACACCGACGATGAAGACTctgaagctgatatgacatgtcaaactgacaacacacactttaaatgctctcattGTGACAAAACTTTTAATCACCTTTGTTATCTGAAAATACACATGAGGTATCACACAGGTGAGAAACCATTTGTGTGCTCAGTGTGTGGCAAAAGATtcacagagaaaaaagttttgacAATACacgcaagaatacacactggtgagaaaccattcatctgctcagtttgtggtaaaagatttaCAGAGAAAGGAAGTTtgacaaaacacacaagaatacacactggagagaaaccttttacctgttcaGTATGTGGTAAAGGTTTTGCACATAATCAAAATTTGACAATACACATGAGAaatcacacaggagagaaaccattcGTGTGCTCAGTGTGTGGCAATAGATTCATACAGAAAGGAAATTTGAAAGCACACATAAGAATACACACAGGGGAGAAACCATTCACATGCTCAGTCTGTGGTAAAAGTTTTACACAGAAAGTAAATTTGAcaaagcacacaaaaacacacacagggagaaaccATTCGAGTGCTCAGTTTGCCGTAAAAGATTCACAGCGAAAAGAAGACTGA